From the genome of Phycicoccus duodecadis:
GTGCCCTCCTCCCCCGACGCAGGACACCACGACGGCGCCACCGGCGCGCGCGACCTCGCCCGCCGCGTCGCAGTCGGGAACACCGCCTCGCAGGAGGCCGGCGGCCGCGGCCAGGGCCGCCCGGTCGGCGACGTTGGAGGCCCGGTGGGTGTCGCGGACGGCCGCGGCGAGCACGACGGCCGCGACCAGCACACTGGCGAGCACGCCCAGGGCGGCGAGGACCAGGACGCTCGCACTGCCCTGCTCGGCGCCCCACCCGCTGCGGCTCGTCACCGGCCGGCCCCCGCGGTCGTGCCGCCCTGGGGGCTCGACGCCTCGAGCCGCGCCCGGGCGTCGCCGGACGCCGCCCCGACCCCCAGCGCCGCGAGCAGGGGCGGGACCGGCGGCGTGACCGTGACCCCCACCCAGGCGCCGCCGACGTCGACGACCACCCGCGACCCCGGAGGTGCGTGGTCGACGGCCTCGGCCCGCGCCGCGCTCGGCGTCTCGCCCCGTGCGACCGCCCGGGCCGCGAGATGAGCGGCGTCGACCGCGCGGACCCCGTCGATGCCGAGCCGGACCGCCGACAGAGCGAGCGCCAGCACGACGAGCAGGGCCGGGACGGCCACCGCGAGCTCCGCGGTGACCATCCCGCCCTCGGCCCGAGCCGCTCGGGTCACGTGCCCAACGCCGACACGATGATCTGCGTCAGCGCACTCTTGACGGGCCCGGACTTGACGATCGCGAGCAGCAGCGCCGCGAACGCCACGGCGGCCACCGTGCCCACCGCGTACTCGGCCGTCGTCATCCCCGCCTCGCCGAGGCGGGGCAGCCGCCGGGCCGCGGCCCGGAACCGGTGGATCGTACGTGCTGTCATGGGTGACCTCCCCTGCCGGGGCGCGCCTCTCGCGCCCTCCCCTCGAGCCTCGGCCCGGCCGCGCACCGGGGCGAGGCCTCCCGCCCGATCTGTGGACGGCGCCGGCCCGGACGGCCGGCTGTGGACGACGCGACCGGCTCACCGTGCCCCCTCCCCCAGCAGCAGGAGCACCACCGGCGCCACGGTCGTGGCGACGAAGCCGGGCAGGAAGCAGAGCCCGAGCGGCAGCACGAGCAGCACCCCGGCCCGCTGCACGGCAGCCTCGACGCGGCGCGACTCGACGTCGAGCATCCGCCGGGCCGCCTCCTCGAGCAGGGCCGCCGGCGCCGCTCCGGCGGCGTGGGCCGCGTGCCAGGCCGCGGCCGCCGCCGACCACCCCGGCCCGACGTGCTGCCAGGCCAGCTCGGCGGGCACGCCCCACCGGTGCGCGGCCGCCACGACCGCCAGCTCGCGCCCGGCGGGGCCGGGGTCGACGCTCGCCACGGCCTCGAGGCTCTCGACCGGGCCGCCCCCTCCGCGCAGGACGGCGGCCAGCAGCCCCAGCGCCGCAGCCGCATCGGCGACGTCGGAGGCCTCGTCGGGTGTGGAGGCGCCCACGCGCGCGCCCCCGCGGGTCGCGGCCACCCAGCGCATCTCACGGCGCGGTGGGAGGAGCCCGGCCGCGAGCGCCACCAGCAGCGCCAGCACGAGGAGCGTCATGGTCGCCCCGCCGTGTCGGCCGGCCGCTGCGCCCGGCCGACGAGAGCACCGGACCACCACCAGCCGGCGACGGTGAGCAGCAGCCCGGCGAGCCCGGCCATCCGCGCGGGGATGCTGCCGTAGAGCGAGCCCGGCTCGATCCCGATCAGCAGGCCGACGAGGGGGCCCGAGAGCGGCAGCAGCGTGAGGAGGCGCATCGAGGCGCGCGGCCCGGCCAGCGCGGCCCCGACCCGGCGCCCGGCCTCCTGCCGGGCGCGCACGGACGCGGCCGCCGCCGCCGTGGTGTGGGACGCCGCGGCACCGGTGGCTTCGGAGACCCGCCAGGCGCGGGCGAGCACCGCCAGGTCGGAGGCAGTGCGGCCACCCACCCCGGGCGGGGGGTCGGCCACCGCGGCAACGGGCGAGGACCCCCCGCCGCACCGCTCGGCCAGCCACGGGGCGGCGGCCGTCACAGCGGGCGAGCGGGCCGCGACCGCGAGCGCCGCCGGGAGGTCGAGCCCCGCCCGCAGCCCGACGGCGACCACCTCGGCCAGGTCGGCGACCCAGCCGTCCTGCACCGTCGTGCTCGACCGGGGGGCCCACCGAGCGCGGAGGCGGCCCGGGAGAGCCCCGACGGTGCTGGACCGAGGCCGGGTGGAGCCCCGCGCCGTGGCGGCCGACGGCCACGCCAGGACGGCGGCCGCCGCCGCCGCGAGCATGACGAGGCTCACGGCCCACCGCCTCGGGCGGCGCCCGCACCGGGGGTGGGTGCGGCG
Proteins encoded in this window:
- a CDS encoding Rv3654c family TadE-like protein, whose translation is MTSRSGWGAEQGSASVLVLAALGVLASVLVAAVVLAAAVRDTHRASNVADRAALAAAAGLLRGGVPDCDAAGEVARAGGAVVVSCVGGGGHVTVEAAVPLRARSWWPGLPATARGDATAGLDGEAPR
- a CDS encoding TadE family type IV pilus minor pilin — protein: MTRAARAEGGMVTAELAVAVPALLVVLALALSAVRLGIDGVRAVDAAHLAARAVARGETPSAARAEAVDHAPPGSRVVVDVGGAWVGVTVTPPVPPLLAALGVGAASGDARARLEASSPQGGTTAGAGR
- a CDS encoding DUF4244 domain-containing protein is translated as MTARTIHRFRAAARRLPRLGEAGMTTAEYAVGTVAAVAFAALLLAIVKSGPVKSALTQIIVSALGT
- a CDS encoding type II secretion system F family protein translates to MTLLVLALLVALAAGLLPPRREMRWVAATRGGARVGASTPDEASDVADAAAALGLLAAVLRGGGGPVESLEAVASVDPGPAGRELAVVAAAHRWGVPAELAWQHVGPGWSAAAAAWHAAHAAGAAPAALLEEAARRMLDVESRRVEAAVQRAGVLLVLPLGLCFLPGFVATTVAPVVLLLLGEGAR
- a CDS encoding type II secretion system F family protein codes for the protein MSLVMLAAAAAAVLAWPSAATARGSTRPRSSTVGALPGRLRARWAPRSSTTVQDGWVADLAEVVAVGLRAGLDLPAALAVAARSPAVTAAAPWLAERCGGGSSPVAAVADPPPGVGGRTASDLAVLARAWRVSEATGAAASHTTAAAAASVRARQEAGRRVGAALAGPRASMRLLTLLPLSGPLVGLLIGIEPGSLYGSIPARMAGLAGLLLTVAGWWWSGALVGRAQRPADTAGRP